The proteins below come from a single Parazoarcus communis genomic window:
- a CDS encoding cache domain-containing protein yields the protein MLLTRRPLYVLALSSLVGFGLPAAAVAATPAANGNAETTPGIYGNPQAERATALLERAVEHVRKTGVMGVDAFSREAEFIDRDLYVYALDMSGRFLASGGASAVLIGQNVLTETDLDGRPFFKEMVEMAKASDHGRIEYHWFNPADSKSEPKLTTYQRVGNVIVAVGYYAPRATPAQARSLLKRAMKAMIDDEAAALTAFQHFKGPFVRDDLYVVVVDIASRKVLAHGANPALVGTDANAQKSPDGVEIGREMLALARKDGKGEYEYNWRNPLTGRLEKKHSYFSTQNGRLIGVGYFSR from the coding sequence ATGTTGCTGACCCGACGTCCCCTATACGTTCTAGCCCTGTCCTCACTGGTCGGGTTCGGGCTGCCCGCTGCAGCCGTCGCCGCAACGCCTGCAGCAAATGGCAACGCTGAAACCACCCCCGGCATCTACGGCAATCCACAGGCCGAACGCGCTACCGCACTGCTCGAGCGCGCGGTAGAGCACGTCCGCAAGACCGGCGTGATGGGGGTGGATGCCTTCAGTCGCGAGGCTGAATTCATCGACCGTGACCTCTACGTGTACGCCCTCGACATGAGCGGTCGCTTTCTCGCCAGCGGCGGCGCCTCTGCTGTGCTGATCGGCCAGAACGTGCTGACCGAGACCGATCTCGACGGTCGCCCCTTCTTCAAGGAGATGGTCGAGATGGCAAAGGCCAGCGACCACGGCCGCATCGAATACCACTGGTTCAACCCGGCCGACAGCAAGAGCGAACCCAAGCTGACGACCTACCAGCGGGTCGGCAACGTCATCGTCGCCGTCGGCTACTACGCACCTCGCGCGACCCCGGCCCAGGCCAGAAGTCTGCTCAAGCGTGCGATGAAGGCGATGATCGATGACGAAGCCGCCGCACTGACCGCCTTCCAGCACTTCAAAGGCCCCTTCGTGCGCGACGACCTGTACGTGGTCGTGGTGGACATCGCTTCCCGCAAGGTCCTGGCGCATGGCGCAAACCCGGCCCTGGTCGGGACCGACGCCAACGCCCAGAAGTCACCGGACGGTGTCGAAATCGGTCGCGAGATGCTGGCGCTGGCGCGCAAGGACGGCAAGGGCGAGTACGAGTACAACTGGCGCAACCCCCTGACCGGCCGCCTGGAAAAGAAGCACAGCTACTTCAGCACCCAGAACGGGCGCCTGATCGGCGTGGGGTATTTTTCACGCTGA
- a CDS encoding TRAP transporter large permease, translating into MDAYIVEILFGGFFLMLLLGAPITIALGGAALATFIAVEKNPIAFVQIAFTSVGSFPLMALPAFVLAGALMEAAGISRRLVDIAETLAGPITGGLGAATVLACLFFGAISGSGPATTAAVGMLMIPAMTKRNYDRSYASAVTAASGGLGIIIPPSIPMVIFGISAMGLMPPPEAVAKYGEFASVSIPKLFVAGVVPGIVMAGSLVVINYFISKKHGYVGLTEKWSFTEIRTSLRRGVWSVLAPVIILGGIYAGLFTPTESAIVAIFYTLFVGVFLHRELKFASLLNSLRTTTWITGRVLLILFTATVFGRLLVEQRIPATIADSMLGLTDNIYLIWSMIIVFLLFVGMFMETLAAIMILVPVLLPVMYTLGMDPTHVGIVIICTLSVGFMTPPLGENLFVASGIGGSSIEAIVARIHPFVIISTISIFLIAFFPQISLWLPSMVGY; encoded by the coding sequence ATGGACGCCTATATCGTAGAAATCCTGTTCGGCGGATTCTTCCTCATGCTGCTGCTGGGGGCGCCGATCACCATTGCACTGGGTGGTGCTGCACTTGCCACCTTCATTGCAGTGGAGAAAAACCCGATCGCCTTCGTGCAGATTGCCTTCACCTCGGTGGGCAGCTTTCCGCTGATGGCCCTGCCCGCCTTCGTGCTCGCCGGCGCACTGATGGAAGCCGCAGGCATCTCGCGCAGACTGGTGGATATCGCCGAAACCCTTGCCGGCCCGATCACCGGCGGCCTTGGCGCGGCCACCGTGCTGGCCTGCCTGTTCTTCGGCGCCATCTCGGGCTCCGGTCCGGCCACCACCGCAGCCGTCGGCATGCTGATGATCCCGGCCATGACCAAACGCAACTACGACCGCAGCTACGCCTCGGCCGTCACCGCCGCCTCGGGTGGCCTCGGCATCATCATCCCGCCCTCCATCCCGATGGTGATCTTCGGCATCTCGGCCATGGGCCTGATGCCGCCACCGGAGGCCGTTGCCAAGTATGGCGAGTTTGCGTCGGTGTCGATCCCGAAGCTGTTCGTCGCCGGTGTGGTTCCAGGCATCGTGATGGCGGGCAGTCTGGTGGTGATCAACTACTTCATCTCGAAGAAGCACGGCTACGTCGGTCTCACCGAAAAATGGTCCTTCACCGAGATTCGCACCTCGTTGCGCAGGGGCGTGTGGTCAGTGCTGGCACCGGTGATCATTCTCGGCGGCATCTACGCCGGTCTGTTCACCCCGACCGAATCGGCCATCGTGGCAATTTTCTACACGCTCTTCGTCGGCGTTTTCCTGCACCGTGAGCTGAAGTTCGCGTCCTTGCTCAACTCGCTGCGCACCACGACCTGGATCACCGGTCGCGTGCTGCTGATCCTCTTCACCGCGACCGTCTTCGGCCGCCTGCTGGTGGAACAGCGCATCCCGGCAACGATCGCTGACTCCATGCTCGGGCTGACCGACAACATCTACCTCATCTGGTCGATGATCATCGTGTTCCTGCTCTTCGTCGGCATGTTCATGGAGACCCTCGCAGCGATCATGATCCTGGTGCCAGTGCTGCTGCCAGTGATGTACACGCTTGGCATGGACCCCACTCACGTCGGCATCGTCATCATCTGCACGCTGTCGGTCGGTTTCATGACGCCGCCGCTGGGTGAGAACCTGTTCGTTGCCTCGGGCATCGGCGGATCGAGCATCGAGGCCATCGTCGCCCGCATCCATCCCTTCGTCATCATTTCGACGATCTCGATCTTCCTCATCGCCTTCTTCCCGCAGATCTCGCTGTGGCTGCCTTCGATGGTCGGCTATTGA
- a CDS encoding TRAP transporter small permease, whose amino-acid sequence MSIKNVALKLVGNIEEYLAEALLACFVVLLFVQILLRQFFQYSLPWGEELATYMFVWFAYLGATVAAKMSAHNRVTFQFRFFPPIVRKVCMALSDVLWVCFNMYFVYLSYDFVFNRMNLFWKSQTLGLPMKYFYMILPAAFTLMSIRILWNLYLTLFKGVELMDPEAEEIEKLKKTAATQQ is encoded by the coding sequence ATGTCCATCAAAAACGTCGCTCTGAAGCTCGTTGGAAATATCGAGGAGTACCTGGCGGAAGCACTGCTTGCCTGCTTCGTGGTGCTGCTGTTCGTTCAGATCCTGTTGCGCCAGTTCTTCCAGTACTCGTTGCCTTGGGGCGAAGAACTCGCGACCTACATGTTCGTCTGGTTTGCCTACCTCGGCGCGACCGTCGCGGCAAAGATGTCGGCCCACAACCGCGTCACCTTCCAGTTCAGGTTCTTCCCGCCCATCGTTCGCAAGGTCTGCATGGCCCTGTCGGACGTGCTGTGGGTGTGCTTCAACATGTACTTCGTGTACCTGAGCTACGACTTCGTGTTCAACCGCATGAACCTGTTCTGGAAGTCGCAGACCCTCGGGCTGCCGATGAAGTACTTCTACATGATCCTGCCGGCAGCCTTCACGCTGATGTCGATCCGCATCCTGTGGAACCTCTACCTCACCCTGTTCAAGGGGGTGGAACTGATGGACCCGGAAGCGGAAGAGATCGAGAAGCTCAAGAAAACCGCAGCCACACAACAATAA
- a CDS encoding TRAP transporter substrate-binding protein, with protein sequence MSLKKTVLISFLTAGLIAGSQGAFAANFKMALGDAAGGTQWELGQTFKTLFEKKTAGKHRLDLFPNGQLGDEQNTVNNAALGTLDFSVLAINNVTPFSPSVGVLTLPYVIQSAEDAKKLTQGEIGKELTENTIRDAGVRIVGWAYSGFRVLTNSKKPVTTVADLKGMVIRVPKNEIMIATYQSWGINPTPMAWSETFTALQQRVVDGQDNPYITVSAMKFNEVQKYVTNIRYIFSLEPLIVSESVFQDQKPDVQKAILEAGREATEHSYKYLLETEDKIKKDLAAKGMQISDAANGEKEFIEKATTTVWPKFYSSIGGKDKLDKVLKSLGR encoded by the coding sequence ATGAGCCTGAAGAAAACCGTACTGATCTCGTTCCTTACCGCCGGCCTGATCGCCGGATCGCAAGGTGCGTTCGCCGCCAACTTCAAGATGGCGCTGGGTGATGCTGCTGGTGGCACGCAGTGGGAGCTCGGCCAGACCTTCAAGACCCTCTTCGAGAAGAAAACCGCTGGTAAGCACAGGCTGGACCTGTTCCCCAACGGTCAGCTTGGTGACGAGCAGAACACCGTGAACAACGCTGCGCTCGGTACGCTGGACTTCTCGGTGCTGGCAATCAACAACGTCACACCGTTCTCCCCCTCGGTGGGCGTTCTGACCCTGCCCTACGTCATCCAGAGCGCAGAAGACGCCAAGAAGCTGACCCAGGGCGAGATTGGCAAGGAACTTACGGAAAACACCATCCGCGATGCTGGTGTTCGCATCGTCGGCTGGGCTTATTCGGGCTTTCGCGTACTCACCAACTCGAAGAAACCGGTAACCACCGTTGCCGACCTCAAGGGCATGGTGATCCGCGTACCGAAGAACGAGATCATGATCGCCACCTATCAGTCCTGGGGCATCAACCCGACGCCGATGGCCTGGTCCGAGACCTTCACCGCGTTGCAGCAGCGCGTGGTTGATGGCCAGGACAACCCCTATATCACCGTATCGGCGATGAAGTTCAACGAAGTGCAGAAGTACGTCACCAACATCCGCTACATCTTCTCGCTCGAGCCGCTGATCGTCAGCGAGTCCGTTTTCCAGGATCAGAAACCTGACGTACAGAAGGCCATCCTCGAAGCCGGTCGTGAAGCCACCGAGCACAGCTACAAGTACCTGCTCGAGACCGAAGATAAGATCAAGAAGGATCTCGCCGCCAAGGGCATGCAGATCAGCGACGCTGCCAACGGTGAAAAAGAGTTCATCGAAAAGGCCACCACCACGGTGTGGCCGAAGTTCTACAGCAGCATCGGCGGCAAGGACAAGCTCGACAAAGTCCTGAAGTCGCTCGGCCGCTAA
- a CDS encoding NAD(P)/FAD-dependent oxidoreductase, giving the protein MDAATANVSAATDGRATPPSKPYDPAYDPLVSATPGQGREYAPTYWIGTAGEPPADDGPITHDIDVDVAIIGSGFTGLTTAIFLAQEYGIKATVLEANRTAWGCSVRNGGQAQCASGRLKRSQWITRYGLEAALGLHRECVDGMENFKELIKDIDCDPQPGGHLYIAHRERIMPVLEKEAKLLRDVFKYDARILNADTVKREWVGDEEACGAMHEPEGIGIHAGKLAFGYLKKARALGATVHPASPVQGWETRNGVHYLKTPGGIVRARAVGVCTGGYTSNSLHPELKNRLLPILSNSIVTRPLTAQEIEACGLRTHQVITDTRVLRHYYRLMPDNRLQIGSRSAITGNDAPQKQYEQRLIEDMWRKFPALKGVQIDYSWWGWVDVSHDMMPRIHQPDPKETIYYSLGYGGNGVMYSAQAGRRLAQWIAGKGNELTLPIFTSRLPFPNVREMVVSEAFAPFRRFGQRFLYRWYAYNDERP; this is encoded by the coding sequence ATGGACGCTGCTACCGCCAACGTGAGTGCCGCCACCGATGGCCGCGCCACGCCACCTTCCAAACCCTACGATCCGGCCTACGATCCGCTGGTATCCGCCACGCCCGGCCAGGGGCGTGAATATGCACCGACCTACTGGATCGGCACCGCAGGCGAACCACCCGCGGACGACGGCCCGATTACCCACGACATCGACGTTGACGTCGCCATCATCGGCTCCGGCTTCACCGGCCTGACCACTGCCATCTTCCTGGCGCAGGAATACGGTATCAAGGCCACGGTGCTGGAAGCCAACCGCACGGCCTGGGGCTGCAGCGTGCGTAACGGCGGGCAGGCGCAGTGCGCCTCCGGCCGGCTCAAGCGCTCGCAGTGGATCACCCGCTATGGCCTTGAAGCCGCCCTCGGCCTTCACCGCGAATGTGTCGACGGCATGGAGAACTTCAAGGAACTGATCAAGGACATCGACTGCGATCCCCAACCTGGCGGCCACCTGTATATTGCGCACCGCGAGCGCATCATGCCCGTGCTGGAAAAGGAAGCGAAGTTGCTGCGCGACGTGTTCAAGTACGACGCCCGTATCCTGAATGCCGACACCGTCAAGCGCGAATGGGTGGGTGACGAGGAAGCCTGCGGTGCGATGCACGAACCCGAAGGCATCGGCATCCACGCTGGCAAGCTGGCCTTCGGCTACCTGAAAAAGGCACGTGCGCTGGGCGCAACCGTCCATCCCGCAAGCCCCGTCCAGGGTTGGGAAACGCGCAACGGCGTGCATTACCTCAAAACCCCCGGCGGCATCGTACGTGCCCGTGCAGTCGGCGTGTGCACGGGTGGCTACACTTCAAACAGCCTGCACCCGGAGCTTAAAAACCGCCTGCTGCCGATCCTGTCGAACTCCATCGTCACCCGGCCGCTGACCGCGCAGGAAATCGAAGCCTGTGGTCTGCGCACGCACCAGGTCATTACCGACACGCGCGTGCTGCGCCACTACTACCGCCTGATGCCGGACAACCGGCTGCAGATCGGCAGCCGCAGTGCGATTACCGGCAACGACGCCCCCCAGAAGCAGTACGAGCAACGCCTGATCGAAGACATGTGGCGCAAGTTTCCCGCGCTCAAGGGTGTTCAGATCGACTACTCGTGGTGGGGCTGGGTGGATGTGAGCCACGACATGATGCCGCGCATTCATCAGCCCGATCCGAAGGAAACGATCTATTACTCCCTCGGATACGGCGGCAACGGCGTGATGTATTCGGCTCAGGCCGGTCGCCGTCTGGCGCAGTGGATCGCCGGCAAGGGTAACGAACTCACGCTGCCGATCTTCACCTCGCGGCTGCCCTTCCCCAACGTCCGCGAAATGGTGGTCTCGGAAGCCTTCGCCCCCTTCCGCCGTTTCGGCCAGCGCTTCCTTTACCGCTGGTACGCCTACAACGACGAACGCCCCTGA
- a CDS encoding nuclear transport factor 2 family protein: protein MTHPTTAMLEAFGDAWNKHDIDALMSFMADDCSFHAVGGPDLLGRSFVGREAVREGFMLAWQTFPDAAWLDGDHFVDGDRGVSETTFVGTKADGTRIEARMVDIFTFRNGKIAVKNAFRKDRPPVSVG, encoded by the coding sequence ATGACCCACCCCACAACAGCCATGCTCGAAGCCTTCGGCGACGCCTGGAACAAGCACGACATCGACGCCCTGATGAGCTTCATGGCCGATGACTGCTCCTTCCACGCCGTCGGCGGTCCCGACCTCCTCGGTCGCAGCTTCGTCGGCCGCGAGGCCGTGCGCGAAGGTTTCATGCTGGCCTGGCAGACCTTCCCCGATGCTGCCTGGCTCGATGGCGACCACTTCGTCGACGGCGACCGTGGCGTGAGCGAAACCACCTTCGTTGGCACCAAGGCCGATGGCACCCGTATCGAAGCCCGCATGGTCGATATCTTTACCTTCCGTAACGGCAAGATCGCGGTCAAGAACGCATTCCGCAAGGATCGTCCGCCGGTATCGGTAGGCTGA
- a CDS encoding PLP-dependent aminotransferase family protein: MSFRPTSAMWKQFMQREATSAMSLQGQIRQMLVAAILDQQIPLDEPIPSSRELSSHIGVARNTVVIAYQQLVDEGYLLSRERKGHFVNPAILEGRAGKTESPLAETPAAAPDWSRRFRFRPSAQRNISKRADWQTFPYPFVYGQFDPTLFPTADWRECCMKTLSVLEISEWAQDMILRDDESLVRQIRTRVLPRRGVRASDDEIVITVGTQQALYLLADLLMSSDTPVGIENPGYPDARNIFSSRSKRMENLDIDEHGLIVSERLKRCDYVYVTPSHQCPTTVTMPLERREALLKMAEASDFIIIEDDYDSENPFEGEPLPALKSLDCNNRVIYVGSLSKSLAPGMRLGYVVGPAELIRELRGVRRLNLRHPAAYMQRAFAIFLSLGHHDSLLRRLSAAHNERACALSAALSRHLPDFRHVPISGGSSCWVAGPAWLDANELADEALKHGILIETGSVFFTSDSPPANYFRLGFSSIAAERIEAGIKSLAEVVSHLRPSE, from the coding sequence ATGAGTTTCCGCCCCACCTCTGCCATGTGGAAACAGTTCATGCAGCGCGAAGCCACCAGCGCGATGAGCCTGCAGGGACAGATACGCCAGATGCTGGTCGCGGCCATTCTCGACCAGCAGATTCCACTCGACGAGCCGATTCCCTCCAGCCGCGAACTGTCCTCCCACATCGGCGTTGCGCGCAACACCGTCGTCATCGCCTACCAGCAACTCGTGGACGAGGGCTACCTGCTGTCGCGCGAGCGCAAGGGCCACTTCGTCAATCCGGCAATCCTCGAGGGTCGCGCGGGCAAGACAGAATCACCGTTGGCCGAGACACCGGCCGCTGCGCCCGACTGGAGCCGTCGCTTTCGCTTTCGCCCCTCTGCACAGCGCAACATCAGCAAGCGTGCAGACTGGCAGACGTTTCCCTACCCTTTCGTATACGGCCAGTTCGACCCCACCCTGTTTCCCACCGCCGACTGGCGCGAGTGCTGCATGAAAACACTCAGCGTGCTCGAGATCAGCGAATGGGCGCAGGACATGATCCTGCGCGACGACGAATCCCTCGTGCGCCAGATTCGTACCCGGGTATTGCCGCGGCGCGGAGTAAGAGCGTCCGACGACGAGATCGTGATCACTGTCGGCACCCAGCAGGCGCTGTACCTGCTGGCCGACCTGCTGATGAGCAGTGACACCCCGGTCGGCATCGAGAACCCCGGCTACCCCGACGCACGCAACATTTTCAGCAGCCGTTCCAAGCGCATGGAGAACCTGGACATCGACGAGCACGGTCTGATCGTAAGTGAACGGCTCAAGCGCTGCGACTATGTGTATGTCACACCCAGCCACCAATGCCCGACCACCGTCACCATGCCGCTCGAGCGTCGTGAGGCGCTATTGAAGATGGCAGAGGCGTCGGACTTCATCATCATCGAAGACGACTACGACAGCGAGAATCCCTTCGAAGGCGAACCGCTGCCCGCACTCAAGAGTCTGGACTGCAACAACCGCGTCATCTACGTCGGCAGCCTGTCCAAAAGCCTGGCACCGGGCATGCGCCTGGGCTATGTCGTCGGCCCCGCGGAGCTCATTCGCGAATTGCGCGGTGTTCGCCGCCTGAACCTGCGTCATCCTGCGGCCTACATGCAGCGCGCATTCGCGATTTTTCTGTCGCTCGGCCACCACGACTCGCTGCTGCGCAGGCTATCAGCCGCGCATAACGAACGCGCATGCGCATTGTCGGCGGCACTGTCGCGACATCTTCCGGATTTCCGCCATGTGCCGATCTCCGGCGGATCGTCGTGCTGGGTCGCTGGCCCTGCCTGGCTCGACGCCAACGAGCTCGCAGATGAGGCGCTGAAGCACGGTATCCTGATCGAGACTGGCAGCGTGTTCTTCACGTCTGACTCGCCTCCTGCCAACTACTTCCGTCTCGGCTTTTCCTCGATTGCGGCCGAGCGTATCGAAGCTGGCATCAAATCACTGGCCGAAGTTGTCTCGCATCTGCGACCTTCCGAATAA
- a CDS encoding thiazole synthase — protein MQLNDLPTANEAGNAESSTDHQLTIAGKTYNSRLLVGTGKYRDFDETRAAVDASGTSIVTVTIRRVNIGQHQHEPNLLDAVPPSQFTILPNTGGCFNAKDAVYTLQMARELLGGHSLVKLEVLGDEKTLFPNMPETLKAAETLIKDGFDVMVYCSDDPIQAKMLEDMGCVAIMPLASLIGSGMGILNPWNLSLIIEQTKVPVIVDAGVGTASDAAIALELGCDGVLMNTAIAKAQDPVRMALAMRDAVRAGRNAYLAGRMPKRFAASPSSPMVGLST, from the coding sequence ATGCAACTCAACGATCTGCCCACGGCCAACGAAGCCGGAAACGCGGAAAGCAGCACCGACCACCAGCTCACCATCGCCGGCAAGACCTACAATTCGCGGCTGCTGGTCGGCACCGGCAAGTACAGGGACTTTGATGAAACCCGCGCCGCTGTGGATGCGAGCGGGACGTCCATCGTCACCGTGACCATCCGCCGGGTGAACATCGGCCAGCACCAGCACGAACCCAATCTGCTGGACGCGGTACCGCCCTCGCAATTCACCATCCTGCCCAACACCGGTGGCTGCTTCAACGCCAAGGACGCGGTCTACACGCTGCAGATGGCGCGCGAACTGCTGGGTGGGCACTCGCTGGTGAAACTGGAGGTGCTCGGCGACGAGAAGACCCTGTTCCCCAACATGCCCGAAACCCTGAAGGCAGCCGAAACGCTGATCAAGGACGGCTTCGACGTGATGGTCTACTGCAGCGACGATCCGATCCAGGCCAAGATGCTTGAGGACATGGGCTGCGTGGCGATCATGCCGCTGGCCTCGCTGATCGGCTCGGGCATGGGCATTCTCAACCCGTGGAACCTGTCGCTGATCATCGAGCAGACCAAGGTACCGGTGATCGTCGATGCCGGCGTCGGCACCGCGTCGGATGCTGCCATCGCGCTCGAACTCGGCTGCGACGGCGTGCTGATGAACACCGCCATTGCGAAGGCTCAGGACCCGGTCCGGATGGCGCTGGCGATGCGCGATGCGGTGCGGGCGGGACGCAACGCCTATCTTGCGGGACGCATGCCGAAACGCTTTGCCGCCTCACCGTCGTCGCCGATGGTTGGCCTGTCGACCTGA
- the thiS gene encoding sulfur carrier protein ThiS, whose protein sequence is MPLIQIELNGKSRPAATTQSLEDLIASLDLAGKSLAVSINREVVKRAEWPNRHLQADDKIEIVHAIGGG, encoded by the coding sequence ATGCCCCTGATCCAGATCGAACTCAATGGCAAGTCGCGCCCCGCTGCCACCACACAGAGCCTGGAAGACCTGATCGCCTCGCTCGACCTCGCAGGGAAGAGCCTGGCGGTGTCGATCAACCGCGAGGTGGTCAAGCGTGCCGAGTGGCCCAATCGTCACCTTCAAGCCGACGACAAAATCGAAATCGTTCACGCCATCGGCGGTGGCTGA
- the thiC gene encoding phosphomethylpyrimidine synthase ThiC, whose protein sequence is MNANEKFIASSAHVDAAAIAPLPNSRKVYVQGSRPDIQVPMRAISQADTPTGFGGEPNPDIYVYDCSGPYSDPAAKIDIRSGLPAVRAGWIEERGDTEVLSDLSSEFGRIRAADAKLDELRFPGLHRKPRRAKPGANVSQMHYARRGIITPEMEYIAIRENLNRKAYIESLKAAGPTGNKMAALLGRQHPGQHFGASIPEEITPEFVRDEVARGRAIIPNNINHPESEPMIIGRNFLVKINANIGNSALGSSISEEVDKMTWAIRWGGDTVMDLSTGKNIHETREWIIRNSPVPIGTVPIYQALEKVDGKAEDLTWEIFRDTLIEQAEQGVDYFTIHAGVLLRYIPLTANRMTGIVSRGGSIMAKWCLAHHQESFLYTHFEEICEIMKAYDVAFSLGDGLRPGSIYDANDEAQLGELKTLGELTQIAWKHDVQVMIEGPGHVPMHMIKENMDLQLEQCHEAPFYTLGPLTTDIAPGYDHITSGIGAATIGWYGTAMLCYVTPKEHLGLPNKQDVKEGIITYKLAAHAADLAKGHPGSQIRDNALSKARYEFRWDDQFNIGLDPDKAREFHDETLPKESAKVAHFCSMCGPHFCSMKITQDVRDYAAQLGVAESEALQKGMEVKAVEFVKSGAEIYRKV, encoded by the coding sequence ATGAACGCCAACGAAAAATTCATCGCCTCAAGCGCCCACGTCGACGCAGCCGCCATCGCGCCGCTGCCGAACTCGCGCAAGGTCTATGTTCAGGGCTCGCGCCCCGACATCCAGGTGCCGATGCGCGCCATCTCGCAGGCCGACACCCCGACCGGTTTCGGCGGCGAGCCCAACCCGGACATCTACGTCTACGACTGCTCCGGCCCCTACTCCGACCCTGCCGCCAAGATCGACATCCGCTCGGGCCTGCCCGCCGTGCGCGCCGGCTGGATCGAAGAGCGTGGCGACACCGAGGTGCTGTCCGACCTGTCGTCCGAGTTCGGCCGCATCCGCGCCGCCGACGCAAAGCTCGACGAACTGCGTTTCCCCGGCCTGCATCGCAAGCCGCGTCGCGCCAAGCCGGGTGCAAATGTCTCGCAGATGCACTACGCCCGCCGCGGCATCATCACGCCCGAGATGGAATACATCGCCATCCGCGAGAACCTCAACCGCAAGGCCTACATCGAATCGCTCAAGGCCGCCGGCCCCACCGGCAACAAGATGGCGGCACTGCTCGGCCGTCAGCATCCGGGCCAGCACTTCGGCGCCTCGATCCCGGAAGAGATCACCCCCGAGTTCGTGCGTGACGAAGTCGCCCGCGGCCGCGCCATCATCCCCAACAACATCAACCACCCCGAGTCCGAGCCGATGATCATCGGCCGCAACTTCCTGGTGAAGATCAACGCCAACATCGGCAACTCGGCGCTCGGCTCGTCCATCTCGGAAGAGGTCGACAAGATGACCTGGGCCATCCGCTGGGGCGGCGACACGGTGATGGATCTGTCGACCGGCAAGAACATCCACGAGACCCGCGAGTGGATCATCCGCAACTCGCCGGTGCCGATCGGCACCGTGCCGATCTACCAGGCACTGGAAAAGGTCGACGGCAAGGCCGAGGACCTGACCTGGGAGATCTTCCGCGACACCCTCATCGAGCAGGCCGAACAGGGCGTGGACTACTTCACCATCCACGCCGGTGTGCTGCTGCGCTACATCCCGCTCACCGCCAACCGCATGACCGGCATCGTGTCCCGCGGCGGCTCGATCATGGCCAAGTGGTGCCTGGCGCATCACCAGGAGAGCTTCCTCTACACGCATTTCGAGGAAATCTGCGAAATCATGAAGGCCTACGACGTGGCCTTCAGCCTCGGCGACGGCCTGCGTCCGGGCTCGATCTACGACGCCAACGACGAAGCCCAGCTCGGCGAGCTCAAGACCCTGGGCGAGCTCACCCAGATCGCGTGGAAGCACGACGTGCAGGTGATGATCGAAGGCCCCGGCCACGTGCCGATGCACATGATCAAGGAAAACATGGACCTGCAACTCGAGCAGTGCCATGAAGCCCCCTTCTACACCCTCGGACCGCTGACCACCGACATCGCCCCCGGCTACGACCACATCACCAGCGGCATCGGTGCGGCCACCATCGGCTGGTACGGCACCGCGATGCTGTGCTACGTGACGCCCAAGGAGCACCTCGGCCTGCCCAACAAGCAGGACGTGAAGGAAGGCATCATCACCTACAAGCTCGCCGCCCACGCCGCCGACCTCGCCAAGGGCCATCCGGGTTCGCAGATCCGCGACAACGCGTTGAGCAAGGCGCGTTACGAGTTCCGCTGGGACGACCAGTTCAACATCGGCCTCGACCCCGACAAGGCACGCGAATTCCATGACGAGACCCTGCCCAAGGAGTCGGCCAAGGTCGCGCACTTCTGCTCGATGTGCGGCCCCCACTTCTGCTCGATGAAGATCACTCAGGACGTGCGTGATTACGCAGCCCAACTGGGTGTGGCCGAAAGCGAAGCGCTGCAGAAGGGCATGGAAGTAAAAGCCGTCGAGTTTGTGAAGAGCGGCGCCGAGATCTATCGCAAGGTGTGA